The following is a genomic window from Lagenorhynchus albirostris chromosome 2, mLagAlb1.1, whole genome shotgun sequence.
TACACAGCTTGAAGTCAAGATTTGGAAGAAAGTCTGCTGTTTttagaagcaagagactttaaagtaacacaataatttatttttattttacactggtacagttgattctcattattcatgGGTTCCATATTTACAGATTTGCCTACtcgctaaaatttatttgtaacttccaaataaatatttgtggtccTTTCATAGTCATTCTTGGCTGTGCACCGAGTGTCAAAAAATTTGAATAGCCTGTTGCACACGTTCCCAGCTGAGGCTGGACAAGGCGACGCTCTGCCTTCTTATTTCAACTCTCAAACTGTAAACGTGTCCCTTCCACAGTCTATTTAATGCCGTGTTTTTAGCATTTTGTACTTTTTGTTGGTGAATTCATCTGTTTGCAATGGTCCCCAAGCAGAGTGCTGAAATGCTGTGCTCCCAAGCACAAGAAGGCTGTAATGtaccttatggagaaaataaatgttagataAGTTTTATTCAGGCACAAGTTTATAgtgctgttggccatgagttcaacgttaataaattaacaatatatattaaataaggagTCTTTAAATAGACACACATATAAAACAAGGTTAGgtattgatcagttgatgaaaatgttgtgctCTGAGGCTTGCAGGAACCTAACTCTGTATTTCCCCTAAGAGCATGGTTCAGtgtttgctaattcagtgttcttGGCTACTTAGAGGACATAATGGCTGCAGGTAATGAGAATCAGATGTATCTATCATTGGTTATCCTGATGTGTTCTCCTTAGAAAAATCACCTCCAGGGATGAAGGAGAGTTTAGTGATCATTTATTCAAACTCCATAATTGTACATTAGAGAAAATGAGAGTGTAGAGATGTGACTTGATCCAGGTCCCTAAGCAAGAAGAGTCAGGCAGAACCTGGACCAGAACGAGGTGCATCAGCCCTCAAGCCCATCCTTATACCACCAGACCACACTGGTTTTCCTGTGGAAGTGTTACCAAGGTCATGTTCGGCTACTcgctgcacaacaggccaatgGGTCAAGTGACAAGGTGTTGAGGCAAAGAAAGTGACTTTATTCGAGAAAGCATGCTAACCAAGAAGACggtggactagtgtccttagAAACCATCTTGACATCGTGGTGCAGGCAAAGGACTGTTAAGGACAATGTGAGAGatgggctgcagggtgtgtgagcAGCTCGCGCACAGTTCTTGAATTGGTTGGCATCAGGGTGAAGTTGTGAGCATCACCAATCTTCTGCTTTCAGCTGGTCTGGGGTCTCTGCGCTTGAGgtcagcaggtttttttttttttttttgcggtacgcgggcctgtcactgttgtggcctctcccgttgcggagcacaggctccggatgcgcaggctcagcggccatggctcacgggcccagccgctccgcggcatgtgggatcttcccggaccggggcacgaatccgcgtcccctgcatcggcaggcggactcccaaccactgcgccaccagggaagcccaaggtcagCAGTTTTTATCTGGTGGGGTCTGCTTCCTGAGCAAACAATTTGGGAATGGGTGTCAGAGAATGCGGCTGgtttatagtctaaattgttaccagtttcccGTCCCAAAGGCTGTCCTTTGTTTCTAAATCTTCACTTCCTAATCATTCACTCTTGAGCCAGTCTtttgggggtcagggaaggcctgggagactaaagcaAAAGGCTTTCACTTGAAAGGACAGGGACGCAGAGGCTTGTATGAGGTTTCATAAGCATGGGGAAGGGAATACTTTGGGAGGTGCACTCGAGTGGGGTGAGATAAAACATGACTTCCCACGAGCCTTGTGCTACAGGCTTCATGTCCTTCATGTCCAGCAGTGTTTACCTCTCTGGTGATGGTAAGAGGGTGACTGCATAGCTCATGTACCTAAGCTTAAAGAAAGAGGTGCCCTGGCATCATGCTTGAGGGCAGCCTCGTACTCTACAGTAAGTGGCCCCTGTGATCCATATCAGGACTAAATGAGAtcaacatttatagaaaaaaattcttcttctAAAATCTTCACTATTGTCCTACCCATGTTTTGGTTATGAGATTAAGTCAGCCCATCTTGGGAGTAGCTAAAAAAGCTTTGCTCTTGGATACATTTTCCTCTAAATTCCTGAGGACCAAGCAGAAGTCACTTACTCTAAATTAAGGTAAGAGAGATTCGGTTAATATTTAAGCCAAACTAGGTGACCCAGGTAAAGATGAGGCAGAGGGAGTGAACTATCTAGAGATCTTGGAGGAGCATGAAGGTGACTATGTGTCCTGAATGATGTCATTAAATTCAGTGAACACTTGAGTATCTATTAAGTACAAAGCATATTGCTTTTTGCTCTAATATTCATCTCTTGAGGTCTATATCGTGGTAATACCGTTATAATCCCAAATTCATTCTGATTGTCAATCAGTTTGATGAGATGATAACAATAAATAAGTACGATCTATTCAAAATCATAGTTTTAGCTCTAATCTTTTTCTTGgcacctttccttctcttctcagtGTATACTTGAAAGTATCTTCCCTAGAAACACAAAGAACCAATAAACCAAAGTTTCTCAGTATAGAAAGTCAGTGTCTAAGAGTGAGAGTCTGCAGTCCAGGTCCTTGAGCCAGATCTCGAGCCAACTTAACCTGATCTGTCCCTTGGAACTTGGGCACTTCTATTTATAGCCCCAGGGTAATCATTATGTAATGCAGTTGTaagtggaatgtaaaaaataacttaatttgTAGGTGCACTGAGAAATTGGGGGGAAATTTTAGAGCTAAGGCCTGCATTATTTTGTCATCGAGTTTTCTTCTAGTCAGGTATAATTTGTCAAACAGCATTAACTGTCAAATGCCATTGGTATCACTTTGTCAACAGATTTCAAtcttctgagaaaaaaataaaagaattaacacTGATGTTTACCACATGACACATAGTGCTCTGGACTCTTCTACCAGTTATCTTATTTAACGCTCATAGAAAACAGTCCAAGTGTatgcttttctctccattttataggttataaaaaaagaactgaaacaaaGAGATTATGTAATTTTTCTTAGGTCACTAAGTAATGGAGCCAGCATTTATATCCAAGGATATCTTGATCCAAATACCATCTTCTTTTCACTTTATCACATGGCCTTCCCCTGTTCATCTGTTTTCCATGTAATTCATGGAGATTCCAGGCATTGTTTCTCAGTGTGTGACCCATGGACCATGTgggtcagaatcacctgggatacTTATTAATGACATAAATGCCTAGACTCCATCCCTGAACCACAGGTGACTCTCAATGGATGAGGTCCCAGAATTTGCTTTGTTAACAAGCTTCGCAAGAGCTTCCTACGCACTTTGAAGTTTGAGAGACAATGACCTACATAATCCTACACATCCAAAGGGCTGGAGTAATAGAGAATATTACAAAATCTGCACCAAAGATACTGGTGTTTCTAGGTGCTGCTAGTGCCCTGCCCATAACCCTTGAGTCTTACCTGTGTCACTCAAGACAGCCAGCCTCAATTGTGTCTGCATGACCTTCTCCTGGGGCTTTCCTCCAAGCCTCAGATAGGATTCTGCCTGTGCTCACGGCAGACAAGAAGTACCAGGGAATTAACTACCCCAACTCCACCATCCCTCTGCTCTTAACCAATGGCTGGTTGGAACTCGGGTATAAATCCTCCAGCTGTATGACTTCCTGGACGGGTGCCTCTGAGGTCTGTGTTCTCCACTGTTTTCCAGAGATGATCCCCTACAAGATTATGTTCCAGTCACCCATGGCGGTGACTGGCTTTACTACGTCACCCTTTACATGTTCTTTCCTGTCTTGTTCCCCCACTTTTCTATGAATATTTGCTGCTTGCCTTTTTATACTATTGAATATTTGCATTTGAATCCTTATCtctgggtctgcttctgggagagCACGAAACCAGACAACATTTAGCTAAAAACCTAATTGTAGCACTCACCTCTTATGTGTTAGGCTATCATATTTCTCTCTCCGCCACTTCACTAAGAGAACCGTTAACCGCTGAACTAATTTTAACTATCTCTGCAGGTGCCTATTGAGAAAGTACATGCCAGACTGTGTGGAAgttgctctgtggctgcttcttcGTCTATCAACTTCAGCCATCCTTCTTAATGAAGTTAGGAGTATAAGATGGTGAACTCAGTCAGACGTGGGtcaaattctgactctgctgTCTATTAGTTTTGTAACCTTGGCAAGTTTCTAAGCATCTTTAGGCTTCTGtgctctcatctataaaaataagaataaaatctaCCTCAGACACTTggtgagaggattaaatgaaagaataaatgtggAGCTTGACCCATAAAAGGTTATCAAGAATGTATGTTTGTTTGCTCTACTCCTTCCTCAGGTCCCCTTATTTCCTGAAGGTATGGTAGCCCCTCTAGTCCCTGGGGATCTATCACTTTACCTGAACTTGATGGTTCTTGTTGATCatgccatttatatttatttccatgaAAAACTAACAATACCTCCTAAGAGCTAATGTCTAATGTCTGTTCTACAATGAGATTGTAGATTTCCTGATTGCGACTATAtcttaaattcatttatatatctCTGATATTATGCCTTACACATTGAGGATGCTTGGTCAATATTTCTGTTGACTTGTTCATGAATCAGTGATCATTAGCAACTTCAAACTTAATGATCTATATTTGATATTTGCATGCTATATCAAGATTGTATAGTTGACACCAGCCCTTGGCAGTGCTGAACTTCTCTGGACCTGGCAGGGAAGGATGAAAATCAACATCTCATTCCTCCAAGGAGGGCTGGAATTCCCAGAAAGTTCAAGATGTAAAGGGTGTAAGGTTTGGCAGGAAGTACTTTTCAGAACTTCTTGACAAACATAAAGGCCATAGAAGGACCAAGACCTTGCTGAAATCTTCTGCCAAATGgtcatggtttctttttttttttgaatctgagTGCTTTATTTACACACGAAAACAACATTAACACCGGGACCTACACCTTCCAACCACAGAAGGGCATTTTATTTGTTCTCGGAAAATGAAAGCAATTGCAATAATATGAACTAACCAATGGAGCCTTGTGAGAAAACCAATCAACTCTGAAAATAGTTCATCTAAGTGTCTCAGTTTCTGAATTTCCACCACCCAAGGGGCTGACAGTTGGCTACATCCCAAGAGGTAAGGGGAACCTAGTTCCACTACAGGGAGAAATGAATACTGTAAACAGGACTTGGGGGCAGCCCTGGACTCACGAGGAGAGGGAACTCTTCCTAATAGCCGTTACACTGCTaacatcttcctttttaaaaaagttatccaCCTCCTCCCACCAGAGCCCATTTCCAAGATGCTGACTGGGCCTCTTCAACAATAGCTTCTGGAAAGGGTTTATCCACAGCAGGTCTCCTGGAATGTTCTGCTCCAGCTCTGGAGGATGCTCTGAATCAGTTCACCAAGATGAAGTTAGACTTGCAGTGAGCTATAAACTCTGTCACAGGGTCGTGTTCACCTTCTGTTTTAATGGTGCCGGCGATGCTGTCGTTCTCCAGGATAGGAAGGAAAAGCTGCACAAAGTCAGAGGTGTAGGGGGGCGTGATGATGTCGAGCACCTCAGTCACAAAGTGGCGAATGAGGGAGATGTCGGTGTCCAGCTTCTCCAGACACTTGCGGATGTAACTGACCACGGGGAGCGCGTAGCCCCTGCTCAGCAGGTGCACCATCCTGTCCAGGAGGGTCTTCTTTGACTCGAGCTGCTCCATCACGTCCagctgggagtgctccgtgtcgAAGAGCTTCACCAGCAGCTGCAGGACCTGCGGGTGGAGGAGCTGGTAGCATGCGCTGATCTCGTCCAGCAGCGCCAGGTGCGCCGGGGTGTGGTCCGTCTGCAGCTTCTTGATGGAGACAAGGGATGTCTGTCAAGAATATGGTGGTCTCGCTGCAAAAGCTGTCACGTGGCTCCTCACCCCTAAGATGAAATCTATTCTAATGTGTGACCGTTTACTTATTTTCCTGCTTCCACCCATCAGGCCCAATCCCTGCATTATATTACCGATTCTTATTACTACATCCTGGAAGGCATCCTGAAAGTTCCCTTTTATgctgttttgtaaaaaatgcatgtgataccttattctttttcattcagatttctttctgcttcccctcataaattattttgcaaaataatttcCATGACTGCTCTTTAAATTTCAAATGCTCTTGCTTCCTTTCACAAAATCAGGTCCATTTGCAACTTTCCAACTTTGTTTTATATTCTGTAATTTCTGGAGACACGACCAAACCACAGCTTTCTTTGAATACATTGGTGCAATCaagtatttaaattataattattaccaGTTTTATGAAAGAATCTCTTTGATTCCGGCTTCCTTTGTGCCTCCACTTACAACTcaagagactttaaaaaaggCTACCTCTTTTCTCCACCATTCCCTTCTCCAGGCCTAGAAGTGCTTTTGTTCTTAGCAGTGTTCTTTCTGCCTGTCATTCAAGTTAAACTTGGTGGAAAGATCACAGTTAGTGATTATTTTTTacctaggaggaaaaaaaagctaATGATCTGTGTATACCCGGCCACAATCATAGCACTCTCCCTAAGAGTTAAAAGCACCCTTCGGCTGTCAGGACAACATAGATACCTGGTCCCACACAGCTTCAGGATCTTTCTGTCACAGAGCCACTACGTGTGTTATACGGTATGGATTCTGAAGTAACCAGAACTAGGCAAGGTGAATGGACTTCTTGAGGGTTTCCCTAAATTGTACATTAGCCACTAAGAAGTCATAAAAGGTATCATCTTGCTTAAAAATCCAGGAAGCTTTCGATGGGGGTGGAAGCATTCTATAGATTTGGCACTCAGCACGACCACGGAGGTTGAGTAATATAAATAGTAGAGCTCTGAAGAATACGGGCCTGGTTTCAATATCACATTCTGGTCTTACGGTCCAGCAAAGTACAATAAGTTGAGGCTCAGGAAAATGAACTACAATCTGGGGAACATATGAAGAATGATCAGGGAGTGATTTATGTACTCATCTTGGTAATGATAAAAGTGTTGGGTGAAGAGCAATATATAGAGGGAATCTATCTTGTCCTATTGTGATCTGTAATTGTGTTCTTTTCTTGCAGCTTTTAGGTACCAAACCCAGGTGTCAATTATAATGACTGTTTTCATGTTCACTTAAGTGAAGTTCCAGACCTTCCCTGGGTCACTCAGTTCTAAAAGTTGTCTAGGCCAAAAAGCTTTGCCTAAATGAAGCTTGCATTATTTTCTGCCCTATAATTGTAAAGGATTTTTTTATGCGCATCAAACGGCAGTTAAGATATTATCCAGCCACACTGTCTTGGAAGCATTCTCCATGAAGTGACTAATGATGCATTCCTAATAAATAACACTCCAGAGAAAATAAGGTACATGTTTCCTAAATGTGAAACTCCACTTCTGTGGTCATTAGAAGAAAGAAGTCTATATGAAACCTTATTTTTTACTTCAACTCCTGGGAAGACTCAGGGTATTTTTAATTAATGGAGGAaggaatttataaaaatcaagtCTTTCCTTCCTTATAAATACTAgattagaaaaagagcaaaggacCTTAAAAGCCAAAACCAAACTATCAAATCA
Proteins encoded in this region:
- the LOC132515843 gene encoding negative elongation factor D-like; its protein translation is MCQKLQTDHTPAHLALLDEISACYQLLHPQVLQLLVKLFDTEHSQLDVMEQLESKKTLLDRMVHLLSRGYALPVVSYIRKCLEKLDTDISLIRHFVTEVLDIITPPYTSDFVQLFLPILENDSIAGTIKTEGEHDPVTEFIAHCKSNFILVN